Part of the Arsenicicoccus sp. oral taxon 190 genome, ACACCGTCACCGTGGACGCCGCCCGCGGTGTCACCACCGGCATCAGCGCGACCGACCGGGCCACGACCCTGCACGCCCTCGCCGACCCCGCCGCGCTCCCCCACGACCTCGTCCGGCCCGGGCACGTCGTCCCGCTGCGAGCCCGCGACGGCGGGGTGCTGGTGCGCCGCGGCCACACCGAGGCCGCCGTCGACCTGTGCCGCCTGGCGGGCCTGTCCCCCGTCGGCGCGATCGGCGAGCTCGTCCACGACAGCGGCGAGATGATGCGCGCACCAGCGGTCTTCGCCCTCGCCGCCGAGCACGACCTGCCGGTGGTCACCATCGCCGCGCTCGTCCGCCACCGTCAGGCCCACGACCGGGTGCGCCGGCAGGCCCGGACCGTGGTGCCGACGCGGCACGGGCGGTTCGCGGCATACGGCTATCGCGACGAGCTGACCGGAGCCGAGCACCTGGCGCTGGTGAGTCCGCGGGGCCTGGGCGAGGCGCCGTTGGTGCGGGTGCACTCCGAGTGCCTGACGGGCGACGCGTTCGGGAGCCTGCGGTGCGACTGCGGGCCGCAGCTCGAGCACGCGCTGGCGCGGGTCGCGGCCGAGGGCGGCGCCGTGGTCTACCTGCGTGGGCACGAGGGGCGCGGGGTGGGGCTGCTGGGCAAGCTGGCGGCCTACCGCGAGCAGGACCTCGGGGCCGACACCGTCGAGGCGCAGGAGCTGCTGGGGCTGCCGGTCGACGCCCGGGACTTCGCGGCGGGCGCGGCGATCCTGCACGACCTCGCCATCAGGCGGGTGCGGCTGCTGACCAACAACCCGGGCAAGGCCGACGCGGTCCGCGCCGCCGGCCTCGACGTCGTCACGGTCGAGCCCAGCCACGTCGGCGCCAACCCCGACAACGAACGCTACCTGCGCACCAAGCGCGACCGCCTGGGACACCTGCTCCCGGCGACCTCCCCCACCCACCAGCTCGCCCAGGAGGCATGACATGGCCGGACACGGCTCACCCACCCTGACCGTCGACGGCGCCCGGCTGCGGGTCGCGGTCGTGGCCTCGTCCTGGCACGACCAGGTCATGGGCGGGTTGCTGGACGGCGCCGCGCGAGGCCTCGCGGACGCCGGCGTGACCGACGCGGACGTGGTGCGCGTGCCGGGCTCGTTCGAGCTCCCGGTGGCCTGCGCCCGCCTGGCACCCTCGTACGACGCCCTCGTCGCGCTCGGCGTCGTGATCCGCGGGGGCACCCCCCACTTCGACTACGTGTGCAGCGCCGCGACGCAGGGGATCACGGAGGTGACGATGCGCACCGGGGTGCCGGTCGGGTTCGGCCTGCTGACCTGCGACGACGAGGCCCAGGCGCTCGACCGGGCCGGGCTGGCGGGCTCGCGCGAGGACAAGGGGCACGAGGCCGCCACGGCGGCGGTGGCGACGGCGGTCGCGCTGCGGGACCTGGCCCCGCGGGTCGTCGGCTCACCTAGGAGTACACCTAGGCCAGGCCCGTGACCGGGTCCCGGCGCGTGAGGCAGTAGGTCAGGCCGGCGGGGTCCCGCATGACGTGCCACCACGCGTGCCGCTGGACGACCTCCGCGCCGAGGCTCGTGTGCCGGGCGGTCGTCCGGTCCAGCAGCTCGGCGTCGGCCCCGACCGCGAGGTCGAGGTGCGCGCG contains:
- a CDS encoding bifunctional 3,4-dihydroxy-2-butanone-4-phosphate synthase/GTP cyclohydrolase II codes for the protein MFTESPVEDALDALREGRPVLVLDDVDREDEGDVVLAAQTVTPSWLAWTIRHTSGYLCAPMPEAWADRLDLPLMVTRNEDSLRTAYTVTVDAARGVTTGISATDRATTLHALADPAALPHDLVRPGHVVPLRARDGGVLVRRGHTEAAVDLCRLAGLSPVGAIGELVHDSGEMMRAPAVFALAAEHDLPVVTIAALVRHRQAHDRVRRQARTVVPTRHGRFAAYGYRDELTGAEHLALVSPRGLGEAPLVRVHSECLTGDAFGSLRCDCGPQLEHALARVAAEGGAVVYLRGHEGRGVGLLGKLAAYREQDLGADTVEAQELLGLPVDARDFAAGAAILHDLAIRRVRLLTNNPGKADAVRAAGLDVVTVEPSHVGANPDNERYLRTKRDRLGHLLPATSPTHQLAQEA
- the ribH gene encoding 6,7-dimethyl-8-ribityllumazine synthase; the encoded protein is MAGHGSPTLTVDGARLRVAVVASSWHDQVMGGLLDGAARGLADAGVTDADVVRVPGSFELPVACARLAPSYDALVALGVVIRGGTPHFDYVCSAATQGITEVTMRTGVPVGFGLLTCDDEAQALDRAGLAGSREDKGHEAATAAVATAVALRDLAPRVVGSPRSTPRPGP